In Risungbinella massiliensis, a single window of DNA contains:
- a CDS encoding PIG-L family deacetylase has protein sequence MRTLIRVGLSTTLIVLLVVSLVVINFAPTANAASKDAELWKAIQPLGTVVSFMNTGAHPDDEQSGLLAYLSLGKGVRSISLIANRGEGGQNEIGKELFNGLGMIRSRELQEAAELLNLHLIHLSEKPDDPIFDFGFSKSPVETLNNWGESLTYERLIRQIRQTRPDIVMPSFLDVPSQHGHHRAINQLTVKAFEDAANPNVFPEHMKQGLAPWQIKKLYLPGTSTTTTLRFNIGGKVDPIYELTYPQLGEESRKLHKSQGMGRDIPVADQFVNLQLFKSKVGATGSEQTIFDNLPYDLTAFSQQVTDKKVKKQLKQLQVEYNTIIQSYPNYEQVTIGVQKALKSTRQLLNDLNKKPLPGEQQSDLVYRLQVKEEQLLHASKVASKIDSTLSVGDGVWTLGASKQVSIQLTNGSADKISDLKITPVLEKGWSASITNVPKQLKEGEKTTLSVDVKAPTADNSFFQPYEVTPVQFDVSYKLYNETVTQRVKVDPVLQTPANLPDWGLLLTPESGVVNTEKEQDTKKVTVQVTNFVQGPSKGTLELQLPAGWKAVSSSPEVSFQKFQETKDITFTITTPKVTEQKYSIPVVAKVNGKSFSTQVQTISYPHIGKVYYVRDATLIFQGVSLKYDATRKIGYVESGFDDLANALREAGLNITSLTENDLKTGDLSQYDTIVVGIRAYLSRNDLLENNQKILDYVKNGGHVVMQYHKPGDNWKPELAPYPIQPGDPAINWRVTDEKAAVTFLDLQHPIIQGPNLITSKDFDNWVQERAVYFPSSYDPAYQKLFSMADPNEQPFDTGVLVANYGKGTYIYTSLVLYREIQSQVSGGYRLMVNLIEYPNQP, from the coding sequence ATGAGAACTCTCATACGTGTGGGACTTTCTACTACGCTGATCGTATTACTAGTTGTTAGCTTAGTTGTGATAAATTTTGCACCAACAGCTAATGCCGCTTCGAAAGACGCAGAGCTTTGGAAAGCAATACAACCACTAGGTACAGTCGTAAGTTTTATGAACACTGGTGCACACCCTGATGATGAACAAAGTGGATTACTAGCTTATCTGTCACTTGGCAAAGGAGTTCGCTCGATCAGTCTGATCGCCAATCGTGGGGAAGGGGGTCAAAATGAGATTGGAAAGGAGCTCTTCAATGGATTAGGAATGATCCGCTCGCGAGAACTCCAAGAGGCAGCAGAACTTTTGAATCTCCATTTGATTCATCTAAGCGAAAAACCTGATGATCCTATCTTTGATTTTGGCTTTTCCAAGTCTCCTGTAGAAACATTAAATAATTGGGGAGAATCCCTTACTTACGAGCGATTGATCCGTCAGATTCGGCAGACACGGCCAGATATTGTGATGCCTAGTTTCTTGGATGTACCTTCTCAACATGGACATCATCGGGCGATCAATCAGTTGACTGTAAAAGCATTTGAAGATGCAGCAAATCCCAATGTTTTTCCAGAACATATGAAACAAGGACTCGCTCCTTGGCAGATCAAAAAATTATACCTCCCAGGTACGAGCACCACTACTACGTTACGTTTTAATATTGGCGGGAAAGTAGATCCGATTTACGAACTTACCTATCCACAACTTGGGGAAGAATCCCGTAAGTTACACAAATCTCAAGGGATGGGACGAGATATCCCGGTAGCAGACCAATTTGTCAATTTACAACTATTCAAATCGAAGGTAGGGGCTACAGGGTCAGAACAAACTATTTTTGATAACCTACCATATGATCTGACAGCATTTAGTCAACAAGTGACAGATAAAAAAGTAAAGAAACAGTTAAAGCAGCTTCAAGTAGAATATAACACTATCATTCAAAGCTATCCAAACTATGAACAAGTAACTATTGGAGTTCAAAAAGCACTTAAATCAACTCGTCAACTATTAAATGATCTGAACAAAAAACCACTTCCTGGTGAGCAACAATCAGATCTCGTCTACCGTTTGCAGGTAAAAGAAGAGCAGTTACTCCATGCGAGTAAAGTTGCTTCTAAGATTGATTCGACATTATCAGTAGGGGATGGAGTATGGACACTAGGCGCTTCGAAGCAAGTATCTATCCAACTGACAAATGGTAGTGCAGATAAGATATCGGATTTAAAAATAACACCTGTGCTGGAAAAAGGATGGTCTGCTTCCATCACAAATGTACCAAAACAATTGAAAGAAGGGGAGAAAACCACCCTATCAGTCGATGTAAAGGCCCCGACTGCTGACAATAGTTTCTTCCAACCATATGAGGTGACTCCTGTTCAGTTTGATGTAAGTTACAAGCTGTATAACGAGACCGTTACCCAGCGAGTAAAGGTAGATCCAGTATTACAGACACCTGCCAATTTGCCGGACTGGGGTCTTCTGTTGACACCAGAATCAGGTGTTGTTAATACCGAAAAAGAACAGGATACGAAGAAGGTAACAGTACAAGTAACTAACTTTGTTCAAGGACCAAGTAAAGGAACCCTAGAACTTCAGCTACCAGCAGGATGGAAGGCAGTGTCTAGTTCTCCAGAGGTATCGTTCCAAAAGTTCCAAGAGACAAAAGATATTACTTTTACCATCACAACTCCGAAAGTTACGGAACAAAAATACTCCATTCCTGTAGTAGCTAAGGTAAACGGGAAGTCCTTCTCTACACAAGTACAGACGATCTCGTATCCTCATATTGGAAAAGTCTACTATGTACGAGATGCAACCCTCATTTTCCAAGGTGTTTCACTAAAATATGATGCGACTCGTAAAATTGGTTATGTAGAGAGTGGCTTTGATGATCTTGCTAATGCATTACGTGAAGCAGGACTAAACATCACATCATTAACCGAAAATGACTTAAAAACAGGAGATTTATCACAGTATGACACAATTGTAGTAGGGATTCGCGCCTATCTGTCACGTAACGATCTCCTTGAGAACAATCAAAAGATCCTAGACTATGTGAAAAATGGTGGGCATGTGGTGATGCAATATCACAAGCCAGGAGACAATTGGAAACCAGAACTGGCACCTTACCCAATCCAACCTGGTGACCCAGCAATTAATTGGCGGGTAACAGATGAGAAAGCAGCAGTTACATTTCTAGATCTTCAACACCCGATTATTCAAGGACCTAACTTGATCACATCTAAAGACTTCGATAACTGGGTTCAAGAACGAGCTGTTTATTTTCCGTCGTCTTATGACCCTGCATACCAAAAGCTCTTTTCTATGGCAGATCCCAACGAGCAACCTTTTGATACAGGTGTCTTAGTAGCCAATTATGGCAAAGGTACTTATATCTATACCAGTCTAGTGCTCTATCGTGAAATTCAATCACAAGTTTCTGGTGGATATCGCCTCATGGTTAACTTGATCGAGTATCCAAATCAACCTTAA
- a CDS encoding phosphatase PAP2 family protein, translated as MNVQITHNSRPSLFWSGIVMFGGAFFLLSAALIENQLHDFDRYFTQKIQSWRTPFWTTIMSTVTFLGSGITRIIFFLGTTFILVRRKLTQENILLFLAFVMGPLLTGFLKNLFERPRPSENALLLLNSYSFPSGHALCSLLFFGMMGYCFTKIVTQNWQKITILLLSVVLSIAIGVSRVYLGVHYPSDVIAGFAASSVVLIFLLRSYFYQPTSAYTIVRKFHT; from the coding sequence ATGAACGTTCAAATCACCCACAACTCACGTCCTAGTCTCTTCTGGTCCGGAATTGTAATGTTTGGAGGAGCCTTTTTTCTTCTATCAGCAGCATTAATAGAAAATCAGCTACATGATTTCGACCGATATTTTACCCAGAAAATCCAATCATGGCGTACTCCTTTCTGGACGACCATCATGTCTACCGTTACTTTTTTGGGATCGGGTATCACTAGGATAATATTTTTCTTGGGCACAACCTTTATCTTGGTTCGGAGAAAGCTTACACAGGAAAATATACTTCTTTTCCTTGCGTTTGTGATGGGACCTCTTTTAACTGGATTTCTTAAAAATTTATTTGAGCGACCACGCCCTTCAGAGAATGCACTCCTTCTATTAAATAGTTATAGTTTTCCAAGTGGACATGCACTATGTTCCCTGCTCTTCTTTGGTATGATGGGATATTGCTTCACTAAGATAGTCACGCAGAATTGGCAAAAAATCACCATCCTTCTCCTGTCTGTTGTTCTCTCGATCGCTATTGGGGTTAGTCGTGTATATCTAGGGGTTCATTATCCAAGTGATGTTATCGCAGGTTTTGCAGCATCTAGTGTTGTACTTATTTTCTTGTTACGTAGCTATTTTTACCAACCTACTTCTGCATACACTATTGTTCGGAAGTTTCACACATGA
- a CDS encoding Bcr/CflA family efflux MFS transporter, producing the protein MIQNPTGKERLGLAFLLSTLAILGPLNIDMYLPSFPDIADDLNARASLVQLSLTACLIGLAIGQVIVGPISDAQGRKKPLLVFIFLFALSSFLCALAPNIITLVVARFLQGFTASAGVVLSRAVVRDVFSGRELTKFFALLMVIISIAPMVAPMAGGAILLLPSSSWETIFFFLGLLGIFIVLVVALRFKETLPKEKRIPSSVSHSVRTMGSLLKDRSFIGYALTVGFIHGGSFAYVSGTPFVYQGIYNVSPQVFSILFGMNGIAIIMGSFIIGRFGGIIHERKLLQTAVMIAVSATFILLVMTIIEGPLVTLVIPIFIYMTSMGMILTSSFTLAMENQEHRAGSASAVLGMIPLLLGSMVSPLVGINEETAIPMGAVLFITSFIGSIAFFQLTNRVNQIEQS; encoded by the coding sequence ATGATTCAAAATCCAACAGGAAAAGAACGTTTAGGATTGGCTTTTCTTCTCAGTACGTTAGCAATATTAGGACCACTTAATATTGATATGTATTTACCAAGTTTTCCTGATATTGCGGATGATTTAAATGCACGTGCGTCGCTTGTACAGCTTAGTTTAACAGCCTGTTTAATTGGACTCGCGATTGGTCAGGTAATTGTTGGACCGATCAGTGATGCCCAAGGTAGAAAGAAGCCCTTACTGGTATTTATTTTCTTATTTGCATTATCTTCATTTCTTTGTGCACTCGCTCCGAATATCATCACATTGGTAGTAGCTAGATTTTTACAAGGCTTCACAGCATCGGCAGGGGTCGTCCTTTCACGTGCTGTCGTTCGTGATGTGTTTAGCGGAAGAGAGCTAACAAAGTTCTTTGCACTTTTGATGGTAATCATTTCTATTGCTCCCATGGTTGCGCCAATGGCTGGTGGGGCAATCTTACTTTTACCATCTTCCAGTTGGGAAACCATTTTCTTCTTTTTAGGTTTACTGGGAATTTTTATTGTTTTGGTTGTTGCTTTGCGATTTAAGGAGACCTTACCGAAAGAAAAGCGCATTCCAAGTTCAGTCAGTCATTCTGTTCGTACGATGGGGAGTTTGTTGAAGGATCGTTCCTTTATTGGTTACGCCTTAACGGTCGGATTCATTCATGGCGGGAGCTTTGCTTATGTATCTGGAACTCCTTTTGTGTATCAAGGAATCTATAATGTATCGCCTCAAGTCTTTAGTATTCTATTTGGGATGAATGGTATCGCTATTATTATGGGTAGTTTTATCATTGGGCGATTTGGTGGAATAATTCATGAAAGAAAATTGTTGCAAACTGCTGTAATGATCGCGGTAAGTGCAACCTTTATACTTCTAGTCATGACGATTATAGAAGGACCATTAGTAACTCTTGTGATCCCGATTTTTATTTATATGACCTCTATGGGAATGATTTTAACCAGCTCCTTTACACTGGCGATGGAGAATCAAGAACACCGTGCAGGAAGTGCAAGTGCTGTGTTAGGTATGATTCCGTTGTTACTCGGATCCATGGTCTCTCCTCTTGTTGGTATTAACGAGGAAACAGCAATACCAATGGGAGCAGTATTATTTATTACTTCTTTTATTGGATCTATCGCATTCTTTCAATTAACAAATAGGGTTAACCAAATCGAACAATCATGA
- a CDS encoding Rrf2 family transcriptional regulator, whose translation MKYSKATNYALHTMLYLAVNTPENHIGVHQLAEHQKVSTTYLSKILTKLVKSGIVESISGASGGYKLRHNWESISFLDIIRAIEGPSSIFDYCVDHNPDCPIQKVIFSAEEKMLNELRNKKMVDLAKQIKVAP comes from the coding sequence ATGAAATATTCAAAGGCAACAAACTATGCACTTCATACAATGCTATATCTAGCAGTTAATACTCCAGAGAATCATATCGGCGTTCACCAACTCGCTGAGCATCAAAAAGTATCTACTACATACTTGTCCAAAATATTGACTAAACTCGTGAAATCTGGAATAGTGGAGTCAATTTCTGGCGCAAGTGGTGGATATAAGTTAAGACATAATTGGGAAAGTATTTCTTTTTTAGATATCATTCGCGCTATTGAAGGTCCTTCATCCATATTTGACTATTGTGTTGATCATAATCCTGATTGTCCGATACAAAAGGTGATTTTTTCTGCAGAAGAAAAGATGTTGAATGAACTAAGGAATAAAAAAATGGTTGATTTAGCTAAGCAAATAAAAGTGGCTCCCTAA
- a CDS encoding NAD(P)/FAD-dependent oxidoreductase, with the protein MDIFDCVIIGAGPAGLSASLTLGRARRNIAVLDDGTNRNRVTHQSHGFLTRDGIKPQEFKEIGLNELKNYPSVSFFHSTVTEILDDMNGQQFIIKTKNHQMFHTEKIVLATGIQERFSIPSVREYYGKSLFSCPYCDGWEMRDQPLVIIADKEEFVLHMARLVYNWSKDLVVVTNGVEISKEGVRELRKRDIIIKTEPIKNLIGDDGYLQKIEFVSGETIIRSGGFVVPSFYRPNLFAEQLGCNVQENGAVVTDGAGRTTRQNIYVVGETEKSVPSSLVITAADGNKVAASVNMDLTMERF; encoded by the coding sequence ATGGATATTTTTGATTGTGTCATTATTGGCGCAGGTCCAGCAGGATTAAGTGCAAGTTTAACTTTAGGTAGAGCTAGAAGGAATATTGCTGTCTTGGATGATGGAACAAATAGAAATAGAGTTACCCATCAGTCACATGGGTTTCTTACTCGAGATGGAATTAAGCCTCAAGAGTTTAAGGAGATTGGATTAAACGAGCTAAAGAATTACCCATCAGTATCATTTTTTCATTCAACAGTGACTGAGATTTTGGATGATATGAATGGTCAGCAATTTATCATCAAAACAAAGAATCATCAGATGTTTCATACAGAAAAGATTGTATTAGCAACCGGTATTCAAGAGAGATTCTCTATTCCAAGTGTAAGAGAATATTATGGAAAAAGCTTGTTTAGTTGCCCATATTGTGATGGCTGGGAGATGAGGGATCAGCCGTTAGTTATAATTGCAGACAAAGAAGAGTTCGTACTACACATGGCTAGATTAGTCTATAACTGGTCTAAAGATTTGGTAGTAGTTACAAATGGAGTAGAAATTTCCAAGGAAGGAGTTCGAGAGTTACGTAAACGAGATATCATCATAAAAACTGAACCAATAAAAAACTTAATAGGGGATGACGGATATCTACAAAAAATTGAATTTGTTTCAGGAGAAACGATTATAAGATCAGGCGGGTTTGTTGTACCATCTTTTTATCGTCCCAATCTATTTGCTGAACAATTAGGATGTAACGTTCAGGAAAATGGAGCAGTTGTAACAGACGGAGCAGGACGCACGACACGTCAAAATATATATGTTGTAGGAGAAACTGAAAAATCAGTTCCCTCTTCTCTAGTTATTACAGCTGCTGATGGTAATAAGGTTGCAGCTTCCGTAAATATGGACCTTACTATGGAACGTTTTTAA
- a CDS encoding nitroreductase family protein, giving the protein MAKSFYQAVEDRRSYYGISKESPISDERIQEVIEHAVKYTPSSFNSQSARVLVLLHDSHNKVWDITKEELRKIVPAENFAPTEEKIASFRNGYGTVLFFEDMSVIESLQKQFALYADNFPVWAQQSNGMLQFVIWTALEMEGLGASLQHYNPLIDAEVQKEWNVPANWKLIAQMPFGKPAMEPGAKEFQPLEDRVKVVK; this is encoded by the coding sequence ATGGCAAAAAGTTTTTATCAAGCAGTAGAAGATCGTCGTTCTTATTATGGAATTAGTAAAGAGTCCCCCATTTCTGACGAAAGAATTCAAGAAGTAATCGAACATGCAGTGAAATATACTCCTTCTTCTTTCAACTCCCAAAGTGCAAGAGTATTGGTACTTCTGCACGACAGTCATAATAAAGTATGGGATATCACAAAAGAAGAATTGCGTAAAATTGTTCCTGCAGAGAACTTTGCTCCTACTGAGGAAAAAATTGCCTCCTTCCGTAATGGATATGGTACGGTTCTTTTCTTTGAAGATATGAGTGTGATCGAGTCTCTTCAAAAACAATTTGCTCTATATGCTGATAACTTCCCAGTTTGGGCTCAGCAATCCAATGGGATGCTACAATTTGTAATCTGGACTGCACTAGAAATGGAAGGTCTTGGAGCTTCTCTTCAGCATTATAACCCACTTATTGATGCAGAAGTTCAAAAAGAGTGGAACGTTCCAGCTAATTGGAAATTGATCGCTCAAATGCCATTTGGAAAACCAGCAATGGAGCCAGGTGCAAAAGAATTCCAGCCTCTTGAAGATCGAGTGAAAGTAGTAAAATAA
- a CDS encoding ring-cleaving dioxygenase, which translates to MELKGIHHVSAMTANAPRNFEFYTQTLGLRLVKKTINQDDTSVYHLFYGDHKGNPGTELTFFEIPMLARNYPGANSISAISFRVSNDQALEYWKNRFESLQVEHEEISYETGRASLAFTDFEGQRIVLVSDEENKGVAGGMPWGNSPIPTEYGILGLGPVQLTVGFVEPTVKVLTDLMGFRKVRTYPSRTLGQPDVIVLETGEGGTGAEVHVQERTDLPPERLGRGGVHHVAFRVDNEEELRAWIPRIRQAGLPSSGFVDRFYFRSLYFREPNGILFELATDGPGFDTDEDLEHLGESLALPPFFESQRGQIEAKLKPLDTKIK; encoded by the coding sequence ATGGAATTAAAAGGGATTCACCATGTGTCTGCAATGACAGCCAATGCTCCTCGAAATTTTGAATTCTATACACAAACACTGGGTCTTCGATTAGTCAAAAAAACAATCAATCAAGATGATACCTCTGTGTATCACTTGTTTTATGGGGATCATAAAGGAAACCCTGGTACAGAGCTTACTTTCTTTGAAATACCCATGTTGGCTCGAAACTATCCAGGTGCAAACAGCATATCAGCTATCTCTTTTCGAGTTTCGAATGATCAGGCATTAGAATACTGGAAAAATCGATTCGAAAGTCTACAGGTAGAGCATGAGGAAATTTCGTATGAGACAGGCAGAGCTAGCCTTGCATTTACCGATTTCGAAGGGCAACGAATAGTACTAGTATCCGATGAGGAAAATAAAGGGGTAGCTGGTGGAATGCCTTGGGGAAATAGCCCAATCCCTACTGAATACGGAATATTAGGGTTAGGTCCAGTTCAATTAACGGTTGGTTTTGTTGAACCTACAGTTAAAGTCTTAACCGACTTAATGGGGTTCCGAAAAGTTCGAACTTATCCATCTCGTACTTTAGGTCAGCCTGATGTAATTGTATTGGAAACAGGAGAAGGTGGAACTGGTGCAGAGGTTCACGTACAAGAAAGAACGGACTTGCCACCTGAACGTCTAGGAAGAGGCGGGGTTCATCATGTTGCTTTTCGAGTAGACAATGAAGAGGAACTAAGAGCATGGATTCCGAGAATCCGTCAAGCAGGACTACCTAGTTCGGGATTTGTAGATCGCTTCTACTTCCGTTCTCTTTACTTCCGTGAGCCAAATGGGATCTTATTTGAACTCGCAACAGATGGACCAGGATTTGATACGGATGAAGACCTAGAGCATCTTGGTGAATCCCTTGCTTTGCCCCCATTTTTTGAATCACAACGTGGCCAGATTGAAGCGAAGCTCAAACCTCTGGACACGAAAATCAAATAA
- a CDS encoding MarR family winged helix-turn-helix transcriptional regulator — MNPELTLKSYVVFMRATQSVQEIIKQDIASYGLNPSEFGALEVLYHKGRQTIQQIGEKVLLASGSMTYLIDKLEKKGLVKRAHCPEDRRVTYIEITDKGKTLMGEKFPNHQKVIEQMFDVLDEQEKEQLILLLKKIGYQASNQG, encoded by the coding sequence ATGAATCCAGAGTTAACCCTAAAATCATATGTGGTGTTTATGAGAGCTACTCAATCAGTTCAAGAGATAATTAAGCAGGACATCGCATCCTATGGTTTAAATCCATCTGAATTTGGAGCACTAGAAGTCTTATACCATAAAGGCCGACAAACAATTCAACAGATCGGAGAAAAAGTTCTCCTAGCTAGCGGAAGTATGACCTATCTGATCGATAAGTTAGAGAAAAAGGGGTTAGTCAAGCGTGCTCATTGCCCAGAAGATCGTCGGGTTACCTATATAGAAATAACCGATAAGGGAAAAACTCTGATGGGAGAAAAATTCCCCAATCATCAAAAGGTAATTGAGCAGATGTTTGATGTCCTAGACGAGCAAGAAAAAGAACAGCTCATCCTACTCTTAAAAAAAATAGGCTACCAAGCATCTAATCAAGGCTAA
- a CDS encoding VOC family protein, which produces MIQKIATTAVYVEDQEQALVFWRDKVGFEVVANYPMAPGASWLEVAPTGAETALVIYSKSMMKNWEELKPSIVFLCDDIRTTYEEMKSRGVNFAGEPQTMNWGTFVQFADEEGYHYLLKG; this is translated from the coding sequence ATGATTCAAAAAATCGCGACTACAGCAGTATATGTAGAAGACCAGGAACAAGCGCTTGTGTTTTGGAGAGATAAAGTAGGATTTGAGGTGGTGGCAAATTATCCAATGGCACCAGGTGCCAGTTGGCTGGAAGTAGCTCCTACAGGCGCAGAAACGGCACTTGTCATCTATTCTAAGTCGATGATGAAGAACTGGGAAGAATTGAAACCGTCTATTGTTTTTTTATGTGATGATATCCGTACTACATATGAAGAGATGAAAAGTCGTGGAGTGAATTTTGCAGGAGAACCTCAAACGATGAACTGGGGAACGTTTGTCCAATTTGCGGATGAAGAAGGATATCACTACTTGTTAAAAGGATAA
- a CDS encoding TspO/MBR family protein: MAKFKSLYFLIIITYIIALTCNYLLPVRDNLKTLNEQIDPLFKPAGFAYSIWFLIFLLLLIWFFRVRDEPELVEDIGFWLPANFLLNALWIFLFTSGAFFWSLVDMVLILITLIVIYRKIQHTTYRSFLLRFPFSIYLGWISVATIVNLFLTLRVYGIYSILGLSEWFWTLLLLLVVGYFGLYMIVRQQDIAYAFVTLWSYLAILIERGGYPFIPYTCWIMIGILSIFIAWKLVDRLHIGEAGR, from the coding sequence ATGGCGAAGTTCAAATCACTCTATTTTCTAATTATAATTACCTATATCATTGCGTTAACATGCAACTACTTACTTCCTGTACGTGACAATCTTAAGACACTAAACGAACAGATAGATCCATTATTTAAACCTGCTGGGTTTGCTTATTCCATCTGGTTTCTTATTTTCCTTCTTCTTCTCATTTGGTTCTTTCGCGTTCGAGATGAACCAGAACTAGTAGAAGACATTGGTTTTTGGTTACCTGCCAACTTCCTACTTAATGCACTATGGATTTTCTTGTTTACCAGTGGAGCATTCTTTTGGTCCTTAGTTGATATGGTGCTCATTCTAATCACCCTAATCGTCATCTATCGAAAAATCCAACATACTACGTACCGTAGTTTTTTACTAAGGTTTCCTTTTTCCATCTATCTTGGTTGGATTTCCGTTGCAACTATCGTCAACTTGTTTCTTACACTTAGGGTATACGGAATCTATTCCATTCTCGGGCTAAGTGAATGGTTTTGGACCTTGCTACTTCTATTAGTAGTCGGATATTTTGGGCTGTATATGATCGTACGTCAACAAGATATTGCCTATGCCTTTGTGACCCTGTGGAGTTACCTAGCAATTTTGATCGAACGCGGAGGTTATCCTTTTATTCCTTATACATGTTGGATTATGATTGGGATCCTCTCTATATTTATTGCTTGGAAGTTAGTAGACAGGTTACATATTGGTGAAGCAGGTAGATAG
- the mscL gene encoding large conductance mechanosensitive channel protein MscL, which produces MWSEFKQFALKGNVVDLAVGVIIGAAFGKIVTSLVNDMIMPLLGLLVGGINFTDLHITVGSAVVKYGNFVQSVLDFVIVAFSIFVFIKLFSKLKRREEQEEEQEALKPSREEELLSEIRDLLKNRAIKEDNDKSLF; this is translated from the coding sequence ATGTGGAGTGAATTTAAACAATTTGCCTTAAAAGGAAACGTTGTAGATTTAGCCGTTGGGGTCATCATAGGTGCAGCATTCGGAAAAATCGTAACATCATTGGTGAATGATATGATCATGCCGTTACTTGGCTTGCTTGTAGGCGGGATTAATTTTACTGATTTACATATAACAGTTGGTAGTGCTGTAGTAAAATACGGGAATTTTGTACAGTCCGTTTTGGATTTCGTAATTGTTGCTTTTTCTATCTTTGTATTCATTAAGCTGTTCAGTAAGCTTAAGAGAAGAGAGGAGCAAGAAGAGGAACAGGAGGCACTAAAACCTAGTAGAGAAGAAGAATTACTTAGCGAAATCCGTGATTTATTAAAAAATCGTGCTATTAAAGAAGATAACGATAAATCATTATTCTAG
- a CDS encoding nucleobase:cation symporter-2 family protein, producing the protein MKSIQTKELGRTSLLGFQHVLAMYAGAVVVPLIVGAAVGLTQEQLAYLIAIDLFTSGIASLLQVMGGKHFGIKLPVILGCTFTAVGPMIAIGKVEGVAGIYGSIIASGIVVMIVAQFFGKILQYFPPVVIGSVVTTIGVSLVPVAMTNVAGGDGSPTFGHLENLFLALFTFLCVILLQRFTKGFLQAISVLIALVMGSFVAYLMGLVDLSVVGKADWFSMVRPFYFGAPEFHLSSIITMSLVAIVSMVESTGVFLALSEVCEKKLAPTDIKRGLRAEGLAVVIGGLFNAFPYTTFSQNVGLVAMTKVKKRSVVIAAGVILMILGLLPKVAAITTIIPNAVLGGAMIPMFGMVVASGIRLLSTVDFKRNENLLIVACSVGIGLGSAVVPAVFTEVPESLKVIVENGIVLGSFTAFFLNLLLNKKQQETTITTEQTTTS; encoded by the coding sequence ATGAAAAGCATCCAGACGAAAGAATTAGGTAGAACATCCTTATTAGGCTTCCAGCATGTATTGGCCATGTATGCAGGGGCTGTTGTAGTGCCGCTGATCGTGGGAGCAGCAGTAGGTTTGACCCAAGAACAACTAGCATATCTAATCGCAATTGATCTATTTACTAGTGGGATAGCCTCGCTACTACAAGTTATGGGAGGAAAACACTTCGGTATCAAGTTACCTGTCATCCTAGGATGTACCTTTACCGCAGTGGGCCCCATGATCGCCATTGGGAAAGTAGAAGGGGTTGCAGGAATTTATGGCTCGATTATTGCTTCTGGTATCGTGGTGATGATCGTAGCCCAATTCTTTGGGAAGATTCTCCAATACTTCCCACCTGTTGTTATTGGTTCCGTTGTAACCACTATTGGGGTTTCGCTTGTTCCTGTCGCCATGACCAATGTAGCTGGTGGAGATGGATCGCCAACTTTCGGTCATCTAGAGAATCTTTTTCTTGCGCTGTTCACCTTTCTCTGCGTGATTTTGTTACAGCGCTTTACCAAAGGCTTTTTGCAAGCAATCTCTGTTTTAATTGCTTTAGTAATGGGTTCCTTTGTTGCGTATTTAATGGGGCTCGTAGATTTATCTGTTGTTGGAAAAGCAGATTGGTTCTCCATGGTACGCCCATTCTATTTTGGTGCACCTGAGTTCCATCTCTCTTCCATTATTACAATGAGTTTGGTAGCGATTGTTAGCATGGTAGAATCAACAGGGGTTTTCCTTGCCCTGTCCGAAGTGTGCGAGAAGAAACTAGCACCAACTGATATCAAGCGCGGACTACGTGCAGAAGGATTGGCAGTGGTAATCGGGGGATTATTTAACGCTTTCCCATACACGACTTTCTCCCAAAATGTTGGACTAGTCGCCATGACCAAAGTAAAGAAACGGAGTGTCGTGATAGCAGCTGGTGTGATCCTAATGATCCTTGGGCTGTTACCAAAAGTAGCAGCGATTACGACGATCATTCCAAATGCTGTATTGGGTGGAGCGATGATCCCGATGTTTGGGATGGTAGTTGCTTCTGGAATTCGCCTTCTCTCTACTGTAGATTTTAAACGGAACGAAAACCTATTGATTGTTGCTTGTTCCGTCGGAATCGGACTTGGTTCTGCAGTAGTTCCTGCTGTCTTTACGGAAGTACCAGAATCTCTAAAAGTTATTGTTGAAAATGGAATTGTCTTAGGGAGTTTTACTGCGTTTTTCCTCAATCTTTTACTAAACAAGAAACAACAAGAGACAACAATAACAACGGAACAAACTACTACTTCATAA